A window of Hymenobacter siberiensis genomic DNA:
CACTACGGCACCCAGCCCGCGCCGCCCACCGCCACCGAAGCCGAATACACCGCCCTGGTACGGCGCGGCGTGGCCGCCATCGAGGCCCGGGAAGTGATGAAGGTGGTGAGCTCGCGCGCTGCCTGCCGCCCCCTGCCGTCGGATTTCGACCCGCTGACCGCGTTTGCCGACCTGAGCGAGAAGTACCCGCGCGCGTTTGTATCGCTGGTGAGTGTGCCGGGCGTGGGCACCTGGCTGGGGGCCTCGCCCGAAGTGCTGGCCGAAGTCACGGCCGATGGGCAGTTTCATACCATGGCGCTAGCCGGCACGCAGCCGCTGGTGCCGGGCACGCGGCCCCAGGATGCCATCTGGCGGCAGAAGGAGATTGAGGAGCAGGCCCTGGTGGCCCGCTACATCGTGAGCTGCTTCAAGCAGCTGCGGCTGCGCGAGTACCACGAAACCGGCCCCCGCACCGTGGCGGCCGGCCAGCTCCTGCACCTGCGCACCGACTTTGAAGTCGACCTGCAAAACGTGCCCAACGCCGCCGCGCTGGGCACCGACATGCTGCGCCTGCTGCACCCGACTTCGGCCGTGGGCGGCATGCCCAAAACGGCCGCGCTCGATTTCCTGCGCCGCCACGAGGGCTACGACCGCGCCTACTACAGCGGCTTTCTGGGTCCGGTGAACGTGGCCGCGCCCGGCATCGCCCGCCTCTTCGTGAACCTGCGCTGCCTGCAGGTGCGCGCCACCGAGGTCATCCTCTACGCCGGCACCGGCCTCACCGTCGACTCGGACCCGACGCGCGAATGGCAGGAGACGGAGATGAAGATGCAAACCGTGGGCGCTGTTTTGAATTAAAAACTGAGAATTAAAAATTAAGAATGGCCGTGTTTATTACCCGTTGAAAAGGCCCATTTCACATATTCAACTCAACTTTTAATTCTTCATTTTTAATTTTTAATTCCATCATGCAGGCCGTTTATAACATCGCCGAAATCTGCGCCCGCCACGGCATTACCGACGTAGTGTTGTCGCCGGGTTCGCGCTCGGCCCCGCTCACGCTGGCCTTTGCCCGCCACCCCGGTTTGAACGTGCGCGTGGTGCCCGATGAGCGGGCCGCCGCCTTCATCGGCCTGGGCATTGCGCAGGCGCAACGGCGGGCGGTGGCGCTGGTGTGCACGTCAGGAACGGCCGGACTGAACTACGCGCCGGCCGTGGCCGAAGCCTTTTTCCAGCAGATTCCGCTGGTGATTTTCACCGCCGACCGCCCGCCCGAATGGATTGACCAGCTCGATGGGCAGACCATCCGCCAGCACAATTTGTACGGTGCCCACGCCAAGGGCGCGTTTGAGTTTCCGGTAGAAACCGCGCATCCCGATGCCAAGTGGTATTCGGCGCGCATTGTAAATGAGGCGATTAATCTGGCGCAGGCAGCGCCCGCTGGCCCGGTACAGGTGAACGTGCCGTTGCGCGAACCATTTTATCCGAAGGCGGGCGAGGAAATTCGATTTGAGCAGGATGTGAAAATTATTCGGGATGATGCAGATGTGCCTTCCAATACATTTTATGCGGAGGCTCATACAGCGCCGCCTTACAATGACCTTTTAAACCGCATTCTGGTTGTCGTTGGCCAGCATATCAGCGACTCTTCGCTGGCTGAAGCCCTTAAGCATTTTGCGCATCAGTCTGGAGCTATTGTAGTTGCAGATTCTATTAGCAACCTCTCGGCAAACATCCCGACCGTCTTGTCGCAGGATATTTTTCTTAGCAGTGCTAATGAGGAATTTCGGGAATCATTACGTCCAGGCCTGCTAATTACTTTAGGGAAGTCGTTGATATCAAAATCGCTGAAATTATATCTGCGTAAATATCCAGCGGAGCAGCAATGGCATCTTCAGCCGTATGGCGGTCAGGTAGCCGACGTATTTCGCTCCCTAACAAAAGTTGTTCGCACCAGTCCATTTATTTTTTTGAGCGATTTCGCGCACGAATTCTCCAAGGAATTGCGCGTGCAAGCCATGCCGTATGGCAAGATTTGGCGTCGTGCAAATCAGCAGTCTTCCGAATTCATCAACAGTTTTTTTACGGACGAAACCCAGCCCTTCAACGAATTTTCAGCCTTCCGCCACGCGCTGGCGGCGCTGCCCGAAACCACGGCTCTGCACCTGGCCAACAGTATGGCCGTGCGCTACGCCAACATCCTCGGCATCCCGCAAGGCCGGCAAATTGAAGTTTTTGCCAACCGGGGCACCAGCGGCATCGATGGCTGCAATTCCACGGCCGTGGGCGCGGCCCTGGCCCAGCCGGAGCGGCCGGTAGTGCTGCTGACCGGCGATGTGGCGTTTTTCTACGACCGCAACGCTTTTTGGCACAACTACCCCACGCCCAACCTGCGGGTGGTGCTGTTCAACAACCACGGCGGCGGCATCTTCCGTATCATCGATGGGCCGCGCCAGCAGCCGGAGTTGGAGGAGTTTTTTGAAACGCGCCAGGCCCTCACGGCCGAGAATACGGCCAAGGATTTTAACCTACGCTACTTCCCGGTTTCATCGTTTGAAGAACTAGAAGCCGCGCTACCGGTTTTCTTTGCAGCCGAAACCGGCGCGGCCATTCTGGAAGTCTTCACCGACTCGAAGACCAACGCGGCGTTTTTTGAGGAATACCGAGCGGCGGTGAAAGCTGCTTTTGCCTAAATATTAACCAACTGAACGTCATGCAGAGCGCAGCGAAGCATCTTGCCCGCAGTAAGTAAACCAATCGATTGAATTAGTGACGGCGGGCAAGATGCTTCGCTGCGCTCTGCATGACCGTACTTTTCCATCCAATATTCTCTCCCCATGAGTGAACCCATTAGCTGGACCCCGATTAAGGAGTTCAAAGAAATTCTCTTCACGCAGTTTGGCGGCATCGCCAAAATCAGCATCAACCGGCCGCAGGTGCACAACGCCTTCACGCCGCTCACGGTGCAGGAGATGATTGAGGCCATGCGCATGTGCCAGGACCGCACCGATATCGGCGTGATTATCCTCACCGGCGAGGGCGGCCGAGCCTTCTGCTCGGGCGGCGACCAGAGCGTGCGCGGCCACGGCGGCTACGTGGGCGAGGACACCCTGCCCCGCCTCAACGTGCTGGAACTGCAGAAAATCATCCGCTCCATTCCCAAGCCGGTCATTGCCATGGTGGCGGGCTGGGCCATTGGCGGCGGCCACGTACTGCACGTGGTGTGCGATTTGAGCATTGCGGCCGACAACGCCCGTTTCGGCCAGACCGGCCCCAACGTGGGCTCGTTCGACGGCGGCTTCGGGGCTTCCTACCTCGCCCGCGTGGTGGGCCAGAAGAAGGCCCGCGAAATCTGGTTTCTCTGCGACCAGTACGACGCCCAGGAAGCCCTCGATATGGGCCTCGTGAACAAAGTGGTACCCCTCGATAAGCTGGAAGAAACCACCGTGGCCTGGTGCCACAAAATCCTTCAGAAAAGCCCGCTCTCGCTGCGTATGCTCAAATCGAGCTTCAACGCCGAGCTCGATGGCCAAGCCGGCATTCAGGAGCTGGCCGGCAACGCCACGCTGCTCTACTACCTCAGCGACGAGGCCAAGGAGGGCCGCGAAGCCTTCATGGAGAAGCGCCAGCCCGACTTTTCGAAATTTCCAAAATTTCCGTAACCGGTGGCTGACATGCGTTCCCGCAGCCTGACAAAAACGCTCATAGCTTGCGCTATGAGCGTTTTTTTTGATATAGAAGCTGTTTAGGAAGTACCCGAAAATAGCAAGACCGTCATTCCGAGCGCAGCCGAGGAATCTCGCGTGAATCGGTGAACGATACCCAAGCCACCTCGAGCGAGATTCCTCGGCTGCGCTCGGAATGACGGTCTGGTATTGTTGGAATTCCTAAACAGCTTCATTGGCATTACCGCCCTCACCAACCAAACCCTTAGAAGCTGCCGCTCATGAACCGACAGCCGGCGCACCAGGCCAGGAAGAAGCGCAGCCGCTCGCGCTTGCGGGCTTTTTTCAGGACCTTGGCGGGGGTAACGGCCGGCCGCTCATTAGCGGGGTGAGCCTCGAAGCGGACGGGCACGGAAGGGGCAATTACCGGGGTGACGAGTTCAGGTTTCATGGCGGTGGGAATTAGTTCGTTGGCAGTAAGTTACACTTTTTGAAGGATAAAGCCAAGTCAGGCGTGCACTTTTCCGGTTGTTTGGAGCGGGGAATGCCCGCCTTTTCCCGACCTATCTTCGCCGCATGATGGACTTCCTGAAAAAACTATTCGGCCGGAAGCCGGGGCCAGACCTGGGCGCGCTCATCGCGGCCGGGGCCACTATTATCGATGTGCGCAGCAAGGGCGAATACCAGGGCGGCCACCTCAAAAAGTCGCTCAACCTGCCCCTCGACACCCTGCCCGCCGGCTTGGGCAAGCTCGATAAGACCATGCCCGTGATTACCTGCTGCGCCTCGGGCATGCGCAGTGCGGCGGCGCGCGGCATCCTGCAAAAACAGGGCTTTGCCGAGGTGTACAACGGCGGCGGCTGGCTGGGGCTGCGCAAGTTCGAGTAGCCCTTACATCCCGAGTCCAGGCATCGTCCCAACTCCGCTCCCATGCTGGCCCGCAGCCTGCAATACTTATGGGCAGTTGGGCTGTTGAAGCAACGCGAATACCTCCCCCATTTCACGGCTATGACTACTGCTGATTTTCACCTGAATATCCGGCGCATTCGGCGGTGGCATTGGCTGCAATACCCCGTGCAGGGCCTTTTGATGGGCGGGGGAATGCTGGGGGCCAGCGGCCGGATGGCCGTGGGGCCAACCCTGGAACCGGCCCTCACTACGTGGCCGGTTTTGCTGGGGCTCCTGGCGCTGCTGCCGGTAGTGGGCGGGCTGCTGTTTGTGGTTTCGCGCTACCTGCGGCCCAATGTGCGCCGGCCGGCCGAAGAAAATCTGCGCATTTACCAAGGGCGTGCGCTGCTGCGCAATAGCTTGCTGGGCCTGCTGGCCCTGCCCTTGCTTGCGTCGTACGTCATAAGCCACAAGCCGCTCGACCTCGTTCTTTGCGGGGCGGTGCTGCTGGCGCTGGGCTGGCAAACGCGGCCTTCGGCCGAGACGTATCAGCGGTGGCTGCTGGCTTGAGGCCCCAGCCACCGGCCTTTATTTTGACTGTTATGGCTTCCGATTTACTTCCCACCTCCCTCCTGCTCAACGGCCGCGAATTCACCTACGCGGCCATCCGCCAATACCCCGCCCAGCTCGATGTGCCCTTGAACGGCTACGAGGCCAAGGTGCTGAATTTTGTCCGGCAGTGGCTGAACGGCACGCAGGAATTTGTGCTGCACACCTCGGGCAGCACGGGCACGCCCTCGGCCATCACGCTACAGCGGCGGCAGCTGGAAGCGTCGGCCCGCCGCACGGCCGATTTCTTCGACCTCGGCCCCGGCGACCGGGCGCTGGTTTGCCTCAACTGCGAGTACATCGGCGGGATGATGATGCTGGTGCGCGGGCTGGAGCGCAACCTGCACCTCACCATCGTGGAGCCGCACGCCGACCCATTTGCCTACGTAGCCGCCGCTGCGGAATTTGATTTTTCGGCCTTCGTGCCGCTGCAGCTGAAAGCCGTGCTGGCGGCCGGCCACGCGCCCCGGCTCGATAAAATGAAGTCGTTTCTGGTGGGGGGCGCGCCCGCCGATGCCGCGCTGCAACAGGAAGTGCAACCCGTGAAAGCCGCCGCGTGGCTCACCTATGGCATGACGGAAACCTGCTCCCACGTAGCCCTGCGCCGCCTGAACGGGCCGCACGCCGCTACCAGCTTCCGGGTACTCACGGGCATTGCGGCGGGGCAGGATGAACGCGGCTGCCTCACGCTGCGCGGCGACGTGACCGACGACCAGCTCATCATCACCAACGACGTGGTACAGCTGCTCGACGCGCACACGTTTGAGTGGCTGGGCCGGGCCGATTTCGTAATAAACTCGGGCGGCGTGAAGGTGCCCGCCGAGAAAGTGGAGCTGGTGCTGGATGTGGCGCTGGCCGAAATCGGGACGCCGCGCCGCTGCTTTGTGGCCGGCCAGCCCGACGAGCGCCTGGGCCAGACCGTGACGGCTTTCATCGAAGGCCCGGCGCTGGCGCCCGAGCAGGAAATCCGGCTGAAAGCCCTGCTGGCGGCACGCCTGGGGCGCTACGAGCAGCCCCGGCAGCTTACCTACGTGCCCGAATTTCTGCTAACGGCCACGGGTAAGCTCAACCGGACGGCCACGCTACGCACCCTGTAAGTTGATGAAATTTCGATTTTCTTATGGGCTGCTGTTAGGGTTATTGGGGCTGCTGGCCAGCCCGGCAGCACGGGCCCAGGACCAGAAACCAGCCGGCACCGCTACGCCCGATTCGGCGGTGGTGAACGGCGCGGGCAATATGGCGCCGCCGCCGGCCGGGCTGCCCTCGGCCGAGTTTGAAACCTATAATATGGACGGCACCGGCGTGCGCTACACGGCGGCCCTCACCGGCCTCTACACCACGGGCACGGTGGAACGGATATATTTCAACACCAGCCACACGGGCGGCTTCACTACAGGGCACTGGCAGTTTCCGGCGGCCTTCACCTACAGCTATGGCCGGCAGGACGGGGCACTGCGCGAGCGCGAGCTACTGCTGCTCAGCACCCCCGACTACCGCATTCGCCGGTGGAAGTTCTACGCGCTGGGCGAGTTCGAAACCAGCAACCTGCGCGCCATCACGCGGCGCGTGGTAACGGGCGGCGGCGTGGGCTACCAGCTATACGCCGACAGCACCAACAACACATTGGCCTTGAGCACATTCTTGCTCAACGAGCAAACCGACTACAATACCGAGTCCGATTTTTCCCGGCACGTAGTGCGCAACTCCACCCGCCTCAAGATGCGCCTGAACCGGGGTGTGTTCAGCGCGTCGGAGCTATTTTTTTATCAGCCCAGCCTGCGCGACTCCGGCGGCGACTACCGCCTCAACAGCGCCACGGTGCTGGCCTTCAAGCTCTACCAGCACCTGGCCCTGAACCTGGCCTACACGTATTCCTACGAAAGCGTGGTGGTGCAGAACCGCGCCCGGGCCAACGCCACGCTCTCGGTGGGCTTCGCCTACAGCACGGGCCAGTAGGCGCGCAGCGCGAAAACTGGCGCTCAGCTTAGCGCATGTTGGTTTGGGTGAAGAGCGGCTCTTTATCCTTCATCACCTTGAATAATTCGCCCAGAAACAGGTTGGCGCGCAGGTAAAATACCGGCCCATTCAGCTCTTTCTGGATGGCGATGGGCACGAACACCGGCTGCCGCCAGCCCAGGCCCGTGCCAATGCCGCCCCAACGAAACACCCGGTACTGCGCGGCCAGTGTGGGCTCCACGATGCCCATAAAATCGCGGGGCGTTTTGTCGAGGTCGCCATCGTCGGCTTCGTAGAGCACGTAGGCCGAGCCCAGGCCCAGTTGCATGTTGGCGCTGAGCTCCCAACGACGGTTTTCGAGCAGCACGTAGCCGGCGTAGGCGGCCAGGTAGCGGAAGCGGATTTCGGCGTCGGCATCTTCGGCGGCGTTGTCGGGCTTGGCCTGGCGCGAGGGCACGCCGGTGCTCAGGAAGTAGATGGCCGCCCCGGTCCGGAAGCGGCTCTTGAACTCGATGCCCAGCTTGAGGCCGTTGATGGTGGTGAGGTGGTGGTTGAGAATGGAGTAGCGCGAGTCGTACTGCACCACGAAGCGGTTGCGGGCCAGGCGCGCCACGGCCGGCCGACCTTTCACCGAATCGGGCCGGGCCGGCGGTGCCGACTGCGCCCACGCGCCCACCGGCAGCAGGACTACACTCAACCACACAACGCGTAACAACCAGAGCATAGCACATCCAAAAAACCGACCGCTGGCAAAGGTCGGGGATTTCACCCGGCCACAGCCGCCGTTTCACCCGGTTGTTTCGCCGCTTCGCCCCGAAATAGCTGGCCCGTCCGCCGGCCGGGCTACTAGATTTGGCCCAACTTCTTCGCTTCAGCCCCATGCTCACGTCCGATTTCCTGTTTTCCCTCGCCAACCCCGTGGCCCTGCTGGGCTGGGCGCTGCTGGTACCGGCCCCGCGCTGGCGCGTCACCCGCGCCGTGGTGCTAAGCGGGGCGCTGCCGCTGCTACTGGCCGCTGCTTACGCGGTGCTCATCGCGGCGCACTACGCAGGGCCGCACGGCGGCGAGGGCGGCTTTCAGTCGCTGGATGCCGTGGCGGCGCTGTTCCGCGACCCATGGGCGCTGCTGGCTGGCTGGGTACACTACCTCTGCTTCGATATGTGGACGGGGGCCTGGGAAGTGCGTGACGCGCAGCGGCGCGGTATGCCGCACGGGCTGCTGATACCCTGCCTGCTGCTCACGTTCCTGTTTGGGCCGGTGGGGCTGCTGCTGTATTTCGGGGTGCGGCAGCGGTATCCGCTTCCGCCAACGGATGTCTGGTTATCAAATTGTTAACCTCTTTCATTCTGGTTATTTTTTTCTGATTTCAATTCGCTGACCTCATGAAAACCGCCTTGCTTTCGTCCGCTGTTTTTTCGCCGCTCAGCCCAACCGCTGGTCCGGTGCGCGAGGCCCTGCGCGTGCTGCACCGCGTGAACCCCGCCCTGTCCTGGACCGGCTGGGCGAACGTGGCCCTGGCCGTGCTGCCCTGGCGCTACTGTTCATCGACCACCGCCTGGTGGCCGGCGCACCGGTCTGGCTCAAGCCGCTGAAGTTTGCCCTCTCCATCACGGCCTTTGCCTGGACGCTGGGCTGGCTGCTGGCCGACCTGCCCGCCGCCGCCCAACGCAGCGTGCTGCTGCTGAGCGGGGGCGTAGCCCTGAGTATGCTGGTAGAGCAGGACCGGGGCGGTGGCCACGGCGGGCACCTATACCATTGCGTAGCCCTGAGCATGCTGGTAGAGCAGGCCGTGATTTTTACGCAGGCCGCCCGGGGCACCACCTCACACTACAACGCCAGCACCCCGCTCAACGGCATCCTGTTCGGGCTCATGGGCATTTTCATTATGGTCAATACGCTGATGACCGTGTGGGCCGTGTACCTAGCCTGGCGCTACCAGCCACACGGGCCGGCTGGCTAACTGGAATGTTGACACGGAATTGGGAGTGTAAGCTTCCCCTACTTTGTGGACCACTTTCAGCGAGCCGCCCAAGGCCAGCGGAGCCTTATCCCAGCCCAGATTCTGGGGCATGAGGTTTGTAGTAAGGAGCCAGATTCGTGTAGTCGGCACTCACGGCTACGAAGGTGCGCTCCCAGCGTCTGGTCCGTCCCAGGGCTGCCGCCCACGCTCATCAGCGAGATGCTGGACTGCGTTTCGGGGGCCAAATCCGTCAAGTTCTGCACCACCACGGCGCTCAGCGCCTGCCCGTACTCGACCGAGTAGCCGCCCGTGCTGAACACCAGCCCTTTGAACAGAAAGGGCGAGAACCGGCCCCGGGCCGCCACGTTGGGCACCGCGCCGCCGTAGGGCGTCTGCACGGGCAGGCCGTCGATGTAGTACTTGGTTTCCGAGGCCGCCCCGCCGCGCACAAACAGCTTGCCGTCCTCGCCCACCCGCGTGGTGCCGGGCAGGGCATTGAGGGCCCCAGCCACGTCGCCGAGGGCCCCAGCCGTAGTCACGATGTCGAGGGGCTTGAGCAGGGTGCCGCGCCTGGTGTCGCTGGCCTCGAAGGCCCCGGCCGTCACCACCACATCGCCGAGGGCGGCAGGGTTCAGCTTCAGCTTAATATTGGGCGGGAAAATCGGGCCTTTTCCCAGTCTAAACAGCAGATCATTAGGCACATAGCCGATGAATCTCACCACCAGCACCCCTGAACCGGCGGCGCGGTCGGTGCGGAAATCGAAGCGGCCCAGCAAGTCGGTGCTGGCTCCGTCGAAGGTGGTTTTCAGGAACACGTTCACGCCCGGCAGGGGCTGGCCGGCGGCATCGCGCGCGATGCCTTTGAGGTGAGTTGGTGAGCTGGTGAGTTTTAGCACTGGGCGCAGTTTGGACAAAGGCGGCGGGGGCGGGGCTCAGCAGCAGGAGCAGCAGGAGCAGCGGGAGCAGCGGGAGTAGCGGGAGTAGCGGGAGTAGCGGGAGTAGCGAAGTTTTCATGGCGGCGGGCAGTTTGATGGCTCAAAGGTGCCCGCGGGCGGCCCCGGCCTCAACTTCCCGTTGCCGAACCGTCGGATGAGGGGGATGAACCGTTGGCGCGGGCTGTTGACTTTTTTGCCAGCTGTCCGCCAGGCGGGGTTGCGGGCCGACCCGTCGAAGGATGAACGACGGCCATAACAACGACAACCGGTCGGACCGCTTAGGGCGGTCCGACCGGAGCGCCCACCGCAAAAACCGGATAATGCTAACCGCAATTACCCGCGCCTCGTACTCCCGCCTACGGCCCCTCATCCAGCCCCAAACAAACAGTCCGCCAAGCCGCTTCTCTCCCGAAGGCTGACTCCGGTGGTCATTATCTATCTTCACGGCATCATCATCACCACCCGCCCAAGTTTGCGGCATCATTGCATTTAGTACGCTTCATGGCTGATATTTCCCTGCCCATCGATTACCGCGCCCTGTTTCACGCCCTCCCCGGTGCCTACCTGCTGCTGGCCCCCGACGGCACCGTGCTCGACAATTCCGACCAGCACGTCGGCGTGTCGCTGCTACCGCGCGCGCAGGCCGTGGGACGCAACATTTTCGACGCCTACCCCTCGGCCCCCGAAAGCCAGCGCGACCTGCACGCCTCGCACGAGCAGGTGCGCCGCACCCTGCTCCCCGACAC
This region includes:
- a CDS encoding chorismate-binding protein, with protein sequence MVRPDYRLLPWPASAVGLDAPARLRHLVAGALRTGRPLALWREPGAAQPQLLIARSLEAAYTGLPPALDDHAPAGFAFFPFRDSDHNPALFLPADVRYDLAQPEAVAVAPAARALVPNLTAWLALPTPAGLGWHYGTQPAPPTATEAEYTALVRRGVAAIEAREVMKVVSSRAACRPLPSDFDPLTAFADLSEKYPRAFVSLVSVPGVGTWLGASPEVLAEVTADGQFHTMALAGTQPLVPGTRPQDAIWRQKEIEEQALVARYIVSCFKQLRLREYHETGPRTVAAGQLLHLRTDFEVDLQNVPNAAALGTDMLRLLHPTSAVGGMPKTAALDFLRRHEGYDRAYYSGFLGPVNVAAPGIARLFVNLRCLQVRATEVILYAGTGLTVDSDPTREWQETEMKMQTVGAVLN
- the menD gene encoding 2-succinyl-5-enolpyruvyl-6-hydroxy-3-cyclohexene-1-carboxylic-acid synthase, giving the protein MQAVYNIAEICARHGITDVVLSPGSRSAPLTLAFARHPGLNVRVVPDERAAAFIGLGIAQAQRRAVALVCTSGTAGLNYAPAVAEAFFQQIPLVIFTADRPPEWIDQLDGQTIRQHNLYGAHAKGAFEFPVETAHPDAKWYSARIVNEAINLAQAAPAGPVQVNVPLREPFYPKAGEEIRFEQDVKIIRDDADVPSNTFYAEAHTAPPYNDLLNRILVVVGQHISDSSLAEALKHFAHQSGAIVVADSISNLSANIPTVLSQDIFLSSANEEFRESLRPGLLITLGKSLISKSLKLYLRKYPAEQQWHLQPYGGQVADVFRSLTKVVRTSPFIFLSDFAHEFSKELRVQAMPYGKIWRRANQQSSEFINSFFTDETQPFNEFSAFRHALAALPETTALHLANSMAVRYANILGIPQGRQIEVFANRGTSGIDGCNSTAVGAALAQPERPVVLLTGDVAFFYDRNAFWHNYPTPNLRVVLFNNHGGGIFRIIDGPRQQPELEEFFETRQALTAENTAKDFNLRYFPVSSFEELEAALPVFFAAETGAAILEVFTDSKTNAAFFEEYRAAVKAAFA
- the menB gene encoding 1,4-dihydroxy-2-naphthoyl-CoA synthase; the encoded protein is MSEPISWTPIKEFKEILFTQFGGIAKISINRPQVHNAFTPLTVQEMIEAMRMCQDRTDIGVIILTGEGGRAFCSGGDQSVRGHGGYVGEDTLPRLNVLELQKIIRSIPKPVIAMVAGWAIGGGHVLHVVCDLSIAADNARFGQTGPNVGSFDGGFGASYLARVVGQKKAREIWFLCDQYDAQEALDMGLVNKVVPLDKLEETTVAWCHKILQKSPLSLRMLKSSFNAELDGQAGIQELAGNATLLYYLSDEAKEGREAFMEKRQPDFSKFPKFP
- a CDS encoding rhodanese-like domain-containing protein gives rise to the protein MMDFLKKLFGRKPGPDLGALIAAGATIIDVRSKGEYQGGHLKKSLNLPLDTLPAGLGKLDKTMPVITCCASGMRSAAARGILQKQGFAEVYNGGGWLGLRKFE
- a CDS encoding AMP-binding protein; the encoded protein is MASDLLPTSLLLNGREFTYAAIRQYPAQLDVPLNGYEAKVLNFVRQWLNGTQEFVLHTSGSTGTPSAITLQRRQLEASARRTADFFDLGPGDRALVCLNCEYIGGMMMLVRGLERNLHLTIVEPHADPFAYVAAAAEFDFSAFVPLQLKAVLAAGHAPRLDKMKSFLVGGAPADAALQQEVQPVKAAAWLTYGMTETCSHVALRRLNGPHAATSFRVLTGIAAGQDERGCLTLRGDVTDDQLIITNDVVQLLDAHTFEWLGRADFVINSGGVKVPAEKVELVLDVALAEIGTPRRCFVAGQPDERLGQTVTAFIEGPALAPEQEIRLKALLAARLGRYEQPRQLTYVPEFLLTATGKLNRTATLRTL
- a CDS encoding DUF481 domain-containing protein, which gives rise to MKFRFSYGLLLGLLGLLASPAARAQDQKPAGTATPDSAVVNGAGNMAPPPAGLPSAEFETYNMDGTGVRYTAALTGLYTTGTVERIYFNTSHTGGFTTGHWQFPAAFTYSYGRQDGALRERELLLLSTPDYRIRRWKFYALGEFETSNLRAITRRVVTGGGVGYQLYADSTNNTLALSTFLLNEQTDYNTESDFSRHVVRNSTRLKMRLNRGVFSASELFFYQPSLRDSGGDYRLNSATVLAFKLYQHLALNLAYTYSYESVVVQNRARANATLSVGFAYSTGQ
- a CDS encoding ABA4-like family protein, whose amino-acid sequence is MLTSDFLFSLANPVALLGWALLVPAPRWRVTRAVVLSGALPLLLAAAYAVLIAAHYAGPHGGEGGFQSLDAVAALFRDPWALLAGWVHYLCFDMWTGAWEVRDAQRRGMPHGLLIPCLLLTFLFGPVGLLLYFGVRQRYPLPPTDVWLSNC
- a CDS encoding carboxypeptidase-like regulatory domain-containing protein, whose amino-acid sequence is MLKLTSSPTHLKGIARDAAGQPLPGVNVFLKTTFDGASTDLLGRFDFRTDRAAGSGVLVVRFIGYVPNDLLFRLGKGPIFPPNIKLKLNPAALGDVVVTAGAFEASDTRRGTLLKPLDIVTTAGALGDVAGALNALPGTTRVGEDGKLFVRGGAASETKYYIDGLPVQTPYGGAVPNVAARGRFSPFLFKGLVFSTGGYSVEYGQALSAVVVQNLTDLAPETQSSISLMSVGGSPGTDQTLGAHLRSRECRLHESGSLLQTSCPRIWAGIRLRWPWAAR